One part of the Saccharomyces mikatae IFO 1815 strain IFO1815 genome assembly, chromosome: 1 genome encodes these proteins:
- the SMKI01G0820 gene encoding DUP/COS family protein, with translation MQTSSENTDLKMNTLDEPAAHLIEDNVALPEDMFSSYLGYLFYELAHFPPFILMLLVTTSLVSLLVFFHDSYRSTFFYVFSSLVSGFLLQGTLIVFCDESVRDHEFDTKLLVEVITRKPAVKGKEWRTITYKMNQYLFDRGHWFTPYFFYCDEKCYRYFLRLIEGVTPKRQETTSTDNAEEDIQSNIPATTASDVSTGPVTSSSVPVLQKLLFRAAEIEQQSQENYWRDRYPDIDALL, from the coding sequence ATGCAAACTTCCTCTGAAAATACCGACCTCAAGATGAATACACTCGATGAACCTGCTGCACATTTAATCGAGGACAATGTGGCGCTTCCCGAAGACATGTTCAGCTCATATCTGGGCTATCTATTTTATGAATTGGCTCACTTTCCGCCATTCATTTTAATGCTCTTGGTGACCACGAGTTTGGTTTCATTGCTTGTGTTTTTTCATGATAGCTACCGCagcacttttttttatgtattCTCATCGTTGGTTTCCGGTTTCTTGTTACAAGGTACTTTAATTGTGTTTTGTGACGAATCAGTCAGGGATCATGAGTTTGATACTAAGCTTTTAGTGGAAGTGATCACACGCAAACCCGCAGTGAAGGGGAAAGAGTGGAGAACTATTACATACAAGATGAATCAATACTTGTTTGATCGTGGACATTGGTTTACTCCCTACTTCTTTTATTGCGATGAGAAGTGCTACCGTTATTTTTTGCGTCTTATTGAAGGAGTAACTCCCAAGAGGCAGGAAACCACATCAACGGACAATGCCGAGGAAGATATACAGTCTAATATACCGGCCACCACTGCATCCGATGTATCCACTGGACCTGTCACTTCGAGTTCTGTACCAGTTTTACAAAAGTTGCTGTTCAGGGCAGCGGAGATCGAACAGCAATCACAAGAGAATTACTGGCGAGATAGATATCCTGACATCGATGCGCTACTTTAA
- the SMKI01G0810 gene encoding uncharacterized protein, whose amino-acid sequence MAHYTPLMVMILVTATLVLLIVFFQDNDVILAYSVVSLFLSIIVLLVLLSSGGDATSSKDFKVKLLLEVITCKPAVKGKEWRIITHIMIHYLLDNSLLNTPYYFYCEKKCSKFFESLVEQNRSSKYSSSSTSAAENTQSLASENEVSNGVATSHIFTSDPDLEAYFINAAELFKEAQFEYWRKQYPDADLP is encoded by the coding sequence ATGGCTCATTATACACCACTAATGGTGATGATATTGGTCACCGCGACTTTAGTTTTGTTAATTgtgttttttcaagataaCGATGTTATTCTTGCGTATTCTGTTGTAtcgctttttctttccattaTCGTTTTATTAGTGCTTCTAAGCAGTGGCGGTGATGCGACCTCCAGTAAGGATTTCAAAGTCAAGCTCTTGCTAGAGGTCATTACATGTAAACCAGCGGTAAAAGGGAAGGAATGGAGGATAATCACACATATTATGATTCACTATTTACTTGATAATAGCTTGTTGAATACACCATACTACTTTTATTGCGAGAAAAAGTGCTCTAAATTTTTCGAAAGCCTGGTTGAACAGAATAGATCCAGTAAATATTCAAGTTCATCAACAAGTGCAGCAGAAAATACACAGTCACTTGCATCAGAAAACGAGGTTTCGAATGGGGTGGCAACATCACATATTTTTACTTCTGACCCAGATTTGGAGGCTTACTTTATTAACGCTGCAgaacttttcaaagaagCTCAATTTGAGTATTGGAGAAAGCAATATCCTGACGCTGATTTACCGTAG
- the SMKI01G0830 gene encoding uncharacterized protein — protein sequence MQIPSENNNVKLDTLSEPSAHLIEENVVLPEDTFSSYLNYLLYELVHCKPIVILVSVITTLVLLIIPFHNIDICAVVFMISFSLSILSLFLVVMHKFVLPVAEQGFIIKLLVEVIAYKPAGMAWGTIACNMNQYLFKERLWNTPYYFFTTFIREVNSGSLSDSSSNNTEDTQSPVSAKKTSNDPNRFHYIRSDPFLMTYV from the coding sequence ATGCAAATCCCTTCGGAAAACAACAACGTGAAACTGGATACGCTTAGTGAACCTAGTGCTCATTTAATCGAGGAAAATGTGGTTCTGCCCGAAGACACGTTCAGTTCGTATCTGAACTACCTACTTTATGAATTGGTTCATTGTAAACCGATAGTGATCTTAGTGTCAGTAATCACAACTTTGGTTCTATTGATTATACCTTTTCACAATATCGATATCTGCGCTGTAGTCTTCATGATATCCTTTTCTCTATCCATTCTGTCTTTGTTTCTGGTTGTGATGCACAAGTTCGTGTTACCGGTCGCTGAACAGGGATTCATTATAAAGCTTTTAGTGGAAGTCATAGCATACAAGCCTGCGGGGATGGCATGGGGCACTATTGCTTGTAATATGAACCAATATCTATTCAAGGAGAGACTATGGAATACACCGTATTATTTCTTCACCACTTTTATCCGTGAAGTGAACTCTGGTTCGCTCTCGGATTCCTCATCGAATAATACCGAGGATACCCAATCGCCTGTCTCAGCAAAGAAGACTTCAAATGATCCAAACAGATTTCATTATATTAGATCGGACCCATTTTTAATGACGTATGTTTAG